In the genome of Hymenobacter cellulosivorans, one region contains:
- a CDS encoding efflux RND transporter periplasmic adaptor subunit, producing MKNTAFILSFMLLGAGCQSHPEPAETDAPAAKEAIETATDQVTLTAEELQLAGVQTTLLTPRVLGEGLKVNGVLDVPPDQLVAVSAPLGGIVESTSLLQGTRVRKGQVLAVIRNPEFIQLQQSYLEIQSQLTYARAELARQQELVKEEVAPAKNLQRAQAEYGALQAQAAGQLARLRLAGLPAGRRPIVSTATLRAPQDAYVKAVNVTVGQSVTPTETLFELVDPRHLHVELTVFEKDVPQLRADQRIRFTLPNDSSAERTASVYLIGRTVDAQQRTVRVHGHLDQENDPALLPGMFVRAVVETSARRVPALPDKAVVDYEGKQYVFRLESSADKQQVFRMLEVRRGEQADGYSAILLPDARAGARYATDGAYSLLSKLKNAGEEE from the coding sequence ATGAAGAATACTGCTTTTATTCTCTCCTTTATGCTACTAGGGGCCGGCTGCCAAAGTCACCCTGAGCCCGCCGAAACCGATGCCCCAGCTGCTAAAGAAGCCATTGAAACGGCGACGGACCAGGTTACGCTGACGGCTGAAGAACTGCAGCTGGCCGGGGTGCAAACCACCCTGCTGACCCCGCGGGTGCTGGGGGAAGGCCTCAAGGTAAACGGGGTGCTGGATGTGCCGCCCGACCAGCTCGTAGCCGTCAGTGCGCCGCTCGGCGGCATCGTGGAAAGCACCTCTTTATTGCAGGGCACGCGGGTGCGCAAGGGTCAGGTCTTGGCCGTGATTCGCAACCCGGAGTTTATTCAGTTGCAGCAGAGCTACCTCGAAATTCAAAGCCAGCTCACCTACGCCCGGGCCGAGCTGGCGCGGCAGCAGGAGCTGGTCAAGGAGGAAGTGGCCCCGGCCAAAAATCTGCAGCGGGCCCAGGCTGAGTATGGCGCTTTGCAGGCCCAGGCCGCTGGGCAACTGGCCCGCCTGCGCTTGGCCGGACTGCCCGCTGGCCGCCGACCTATTGTGTCCACAGCCACCTTGCGGGCTCCGCAGGATGCCTATGTGAAGGCCGTGAACGTGACGGTGGGCCAGAGCGTGACGCCCACCGAAACGCTGTTTGAACTCGTCGACCCGCGCCACCTGCACGTGGAGCTGACCGTGTTTGAAAAGGACGTGCCCCAACTGCGTGCCGACCAGCGCATCCGTTTTACCTTGCCCAACGACAGTAGCGCCGAGCGGACGGCCAGCGTCTACCTCATCGGGCGCACCGTGGACGCCCAGCAACGCACGGTGCGCGTGCACGGCCACCTCGACCAGGAAAACGATCCGGCTCTGCTGCCCGGCATGTTCGTGCGGGCGGTGGTCGAAACCTCGGCCCGCCGGGTGCCCGCCCTGCCCGATAAGGCCGTGGTCGACTACGAGGGCAAGCAGTACGTATTCCGGCTGGAGTCGTCCGCGGACAAGCAGCAGGTGTTCCGGATGCTGGAAGTGCGACGCGGCGAGCAGGCCGATGGCTACAGCGCCATACTGCTGCCCGACGCCCGCGCCGGGGCCCGCTACGCCACCGACGGGGCGTACTCGTTGCTGAGTAAGCTTAAAAACGCCGGAGAGGAAGAGTAA